The sequence GTCAGGTACGCGTGCGGTGGCAGCCCGTACGCCGCCGTGAAGCTCCGGATCAGGTGGGTGGGATGGACATGGCCCAGCTCCGCCGAAGCCTCCTCCAGGCCGATCCCCTCGGTCACCCGCGCGTCGAGCAGCTCGCGCAGCCGTACGGCGAGGCGCGCGCCCGGCGCCCCGTACGCCGTCGGCGCGCGGCCCGCGAGCCACCGGTGCAGCCGTTCCCGTACGAAGGCCAGCCGCGACTCGGCCTCCAGCCGCTCGACCGCCCCGGCCGGCAGCTCCGGCGCGCCCAGCGCCACGTGCAGGCCGTGCACGCGCTCGCGCAGCGCCGGGTCGAGCAGCAGCGGGGCGTCGACAGCCGCCCCGGTCAGACCTTCGGGCAGGACGGAGGTGTCGAGGTAGAGGACGCGCTTGCGGAACCCGGCCTCGGTGACGGTCCGCCCGTCGTGGGCCACCCCGGGCGGCAGCAGGATCACGGAGTTCCGGAGCCCGACGCCGTGGCGCTCACGGTCCAGGGCGAAGTCGACCCGCCCGCCGTCCAGGATCATCAGCGCCCAGGTGTCGTGCACGTGCGTCGGATAGGCGTGGTCGGTGAACCGGGCGTGGAAGACCTCGGCGATGCCGGGCACCGACGGCTGCCACGCGGACACGGTGCTGCGCGGACGTATCGCGGCCATGTCAGGAACGTACAAGACCGCCCGCGGGCGGGGCGACAGGCTGTCCGCATGACGACACACAAGGTCAACATCGCCGAGAAACTGGCCGGTTTCACCGAACGGTGGGCCCCGCGGCGCATCGCCCGCGTCAACGACTACGAGGTCAAGGTCGCCCGGCTCCAGGGCGAATTCGTCTGGCACACCCATGCGGACACCGACGAGCTCTTCCTGGTGGTCGGCGGCACCCTGACGCTCCACCTGCGCGACGGGGACGTGGTCCTGGGCCCCGGAGAGATGTACGTGGTCCCG comes from Streptomyces virginiae and encodes:
- a CDS encoding helix-turn-helix domain-containing protein, with the translated sequence MAAIRPRSTVSAWQPSVPGIAEVFHARFTDHAYPTHVHDTWALMILDGGRVDFALDRERHGVGLRNSVILLPPGVAHDGRTVTEAGFRKRVLYLDTSVLPEGLTGAAVDAPLLLDPALRERVHGLHVALGAPELPAGAVERLEAESRLAFVRERLHRWLAGRAPTAYGAPGARLAVRLRELLDARVTEGIGLEEASAELGHVHPTHLIRSFTAAYGLPPHAYLTGRRVQLARRLLLAGMRPAEAATAAGFYDQAHLTRHFGRHVGTSPARFARSGPV
- a CDS encoding cupin domain-containing protein, giving the protein MTTHKVNIAEKLAGFTERWAPRRIARVNDYEVKVARLQGEFVWHTHADTDELFLVVGGTLTLHLRDGDVVLGPGEMYVVPRGVEHCPAADEEAQILLFEPAGTANTGSEGGERTREPVDA